In Acaryochloris marina S15, a single genomic region encodes these proteins:
- the surE gene encoding 5'/3'-nucleotidase SurE has product MKILVGNDDGIFAPGVRALANTLALDHEVTVVCPDRERSATGHGLTIHQPIRAEKVQSMFVDQVTAWACSGTPADCIKLALGALLESPPDFVLSGINQGPNLGTDVLYSGTVSAAMEGVIEGITSIAFSYGSFTEQQFQPAANFGKQLLDHLIQHPLSEPMLLNVNVPALPANQIQGVALTRQGIRRYHDLFEKRIDPRGKTYYWLAGEVMEDLEGGSADLDILTDVQAIRQRLIAITPLQYNLTATHSLNPLLNWLTPLQRR; this is encoded by the coding sequence ATGAAAATCTTAGTCGGCAATGATGATGGTATTTTTGCCCCTGGCGTGCGGGCCTTAGCCAATACTCTAGCCCTGGACCATGAGGTCACCGTCGTTTGCCCAGATCGAGAACGCTCAGCCACCGGGCATGGGCTAACGATTCATCAGCCCATTCGCGCAGAAAAAGTCCAATCCATGTTTGTGGATCAGGTGACCGCCTGGGCCTGTTCCGGCACCCCTGCTGACTGTATCAAGTTGGCTCTGGGAGCACTCCTAGAGAGTCCACCGGATTTTGTATTGTCGGGGATTAATCAAGGTCCCAACTTGGGCACAGACGTGCTGTACTCGGGTACTGTCTCAGCAGCAATGGAAGGGGTCATTGAAGGGATTACGAGTATTGCCTTTAGCTATGGCAGCTTTACTGAACAGCAGTTTCAGCCAGCAGCAAACTTCGGTAAGCAGCTATTAGATCACCTGATTCAGCATCCTTTATCTGAGCCGATGTTGCTGAATGTGAATGTCCCCGCTTTGCCTGCGAACCAGATTCAGGGGGTGGCGCTCACTCGGCAGGGCATTCGTCGTTACCATGACCTATTCGAGAAACGCATTGATCCGAGAGGGAAAACGTATTATTGGCTGGCGGGAGAAGTGATGGAAGATTTGGAAGGTGGAAGTGCCGATCTAGATATCCTCACTGATGTTCAGGCGATCCGTCAACGACTGATTGCCATCACACCTTTGCAATATAATCTCACTGCAACCCATAGCCTCAACCCCCTACTGAACTGGCTTACACCTCTTCAGAGACGATAA
- a CDS encoding MBL fold metallo-hydrolase, translating to MIGLTADSVQAIRKPFMQEKLTVRFWGVRGSIACPGLHTVRYGGNTPCVEVQAGHHKFIFDGGTGLRVLGQELLKHLPIEAHLLFSHTHWDHIQGFPFFSPAFMPGNRFHIYGTKASDGKNIEKRLTDQMLHPNFPVPLQIMGGSLNFHDLEVGQTIDVEDITIRNAILNHPGGSVGYRLEWQGLTVSYVTDTEHFPEALDPNVLALADQAHVLIYDATYTDAEYHESGNSKVGWGHSTWQEAIKIAQAAKVDQLVLFHHDPLHHDVFLDDIGRQAGHRFNNAIIAQEGLSITLTPNGQSSLQYAELGRAISSVHD from the coding sequence ATGATTGGACTAACGGCCGATTCGGTCCAGGCCATCCGCAAGCCATTTATGCAAGAAAAGCTTACCGTTCGCTTTTGGGGCGTCAGGGGCAGTATTGCTTGTCCAGGGCTACACACCGTTCGTTACGGTGGCAATACTCCCTGTGTGGAAGTGCAAGCCGGACACCATAAGTTCATTTTTGACGGCGGTACAGGACTTAGAGTCCTCGGACAAGAGCTGCTCAAACATCTGCCCATCGAAGCCCATCTCTTGTTTTCCCATACCCATTGGGATCATATTCAAGGGTTTCCATTTTTTTCTCCAGCCTTTATGCCGGGCAATCGTTTCCATATTTACGGCACCAAAGCATCTGATGGTAAGAACATCGAAAAACGCTTAACGGATCAGATGCTGCATCCCAATTTCCCCGTACCGCTGCAAATTATGGGGGGAAGTCTAAATTTTCATGATTTAGAAGTGGGCCAGACGATAGACGTCGAAGATATTACCATCCGCAATGCCATCCTCAATCACCCCGGTGGGTCGGTGGGCTATCGGCTAGAGTGGCAGGGGTTGACGGTGAGCTATGTCACCGATACTGAGCATTTTCCCGAGGCCTTAGATCCCAATGTATTGGCCTTAGCCGATCAAGCCCATGTATTGATTTACGACGCCACCTATACCGATGCTGAGTATCATGAATCGGGGAATAGCAAGGTGGGTTGGGGACATTCCACCTGGCAAGAAGCAATTAAAATTGCGCAAGCGGCGAAGGTTGATCAGCTCGTGCTATTCCACCATGATCCGCTCCACCATGATGTTTTCTTGGATGATATCGGGCGTCAAGCGGGCCATCGATTTAATAATGCCATTATTGCCCAAGAAGGCTTAAGCATCACCCTGACACCGAATGGTCAATCATCTTTGCAGTATGCCGAACTGGGTCGTGCCATTTCTTCCGTGCATGATTAA
- a CDS encoding bifunctional riboflavin kinase/FAD synthetase gives MWVTSSLETVRTPTVVALGNFDGIHQGHCQVIQSLLSARSGQAHPAEVTVVAFNPHPQAFFSGQDQPLLTPLPEKVKLLEDLGVDQLVLIPFDQALANLSPQAFVEGILVAKLQAQYISVGFNFFFGYKRAGTAQDLVAIAGQHQIPVSITEPQTNGSEPISSSAIREALLQGNLDKAHQMLGRAYDLAGPVVTGQQLGRTLGFPTANLQVPMDKFCPRTGVYSVSVTSELWSQPQRGVMNWGCRPTVDGQQPSLEVHLLDWSGDLYGHTLTVHLQQFLRSEQKFASLETLKAQIQADCEIARASLAAVV, from the coding sequence GTGTGGGTTACTTCATCATTAGAGACAGTTCGAACGCCAACGGTAGTCGCCCTTGGTAACTTTGATGGCATTCATCAAGGACATTGCCAGGTCATTCAATCTTTGCTGTCTGCCCGTTCAGGCCAAGCACACCCCGCTGAAGTAACGGTGGTTGCTTTTAACCCTCACCCCCAAGCTTTCTTCTCGGGTCAAGATCAGCCTCTGCTCACGCCACTGCCTGAGAAAGTAAAGTTGCTAGAGGATTTAGGGGTTGATCAGTTGGTGCTGATTCCCTTTGACCAAGCGTTAGCCAATCTCAGCCCCCAAGCCTTTGTAGAAGGTATTTTAGTCGCCAAGCTCCAGGCGCAATATATCAGCGTCGGGTTTAATTTCTTTTTTGGCTATAAGCGAGCAGGGACAGCCCAAGATTTGGTTGCGATCGCAGGTCAGCATCAAATCCCCGTCTCCATCACTGAACCCCAAACGAACGGTTCAGAGCCGATTAGCAGCTCTGCCATCCGCGAAGCATTACTCCAAGGAAACTTGGACAAAGCCCACCAAATGTTGGGACGGGCCTATGACCTGGCTGGGCCAGTGGTCACGGGCCAGCAGTTAGGACGGACCTTAGGCTTTCCCACAGCGAATTTGCAAGTGCCCATGGATAAATTTTGTCCACGCACCGGGGTGTATAGCGTTAGCGTCACCAGCGAACTCTGGTCTCAACCCCAACGCGGGGTGATGAACTGGGGCTGCCGACCCACGGTAGACGGTCAGCAACCGAGCTTAGAAGTGCATCTGCTCGATTGGTCAGGGGATCTATATGGGCATACTTTGACTGTGCATTTGCAGCAATTTCTGCGATCGGAACAAAAATTCGCCTCTTTAGAGACTCTCAAAGCCCAAATTCAGGCCGATTGTGAGATAGCTCGGGCGTCCCTCGCAGCGGTTGTCTAA
- a CDS encoding MoxR family ATPase, with protein sequence MVNTLTSVRPQVKRLQDNLGTTIVGKHEAIQLVLVALLAGGHALLEDVPGVGKTLLAKSLARSIDGQFHRIQCTPDLLPSDLTGTNIWNPQEGKFEFLAGPIFANVLLTDEINRATPRTQSALLEVMEEAQVTIDGVSHPVLDPFFVIATQNPVEYQGTFPLPEAQLDRFALALSLGYPSEAEELQMLERLKSGKSFQKLQPCITLAEVKQLQQDCLAIQVESSVQRYILALVRATREHDDITLGISPRGTVTLQRASQALALINGRDYVLPDDVKFLAPHVLRHRLIPAAGHSAQGIVEQLLNAIAIP encoded by the coding sequence ATGGTGAATACCCTTACCAGTGTCAGGCCCCAAGTTAAGCGACTGCAAGATAACCTCGGGACCACCATTGTTGGTAAACATGAGGCCATTCAGTTGGTGCTAGTGGCACTACTGGCCGGAGGACATGCTCTGTTAGAAGATGTGCCTGGAGTAGGTAAAACCTTGCTGGCTAAGTCTTTAGCCCGCTCCATTGATGGTCAGTTTCATCGAATTCAATGCACGCCAGATTTGCTGCCGAGTGATTTAACCGGGACCAATATTTGGAATCCCCAAGAAGGAAAATTTGAGTTTCTAGCCGGTCCAATTTTTGCCAATGTGCTGCTCACGGATGAAATTAACCGGGCCACTCCCCGGACTCAGTCTGCTCTGCTAGAAGTGATGGAAGAGGCCCAAGTCACCATTGATGGGGTGTCTCATCCCGTCCTCGATCCGTTTTTTGTGATTGCGACCCAAAACCCTGTTGAATATCAAGGCACGTTTCCTTTACCCGAAGCCCAGCTGGATCGGTTTGCCTTGGCTTTGAGTTTGGGCTATCCCTCAGAAGCAGAAGAACTGCAAATGCTAGAGCGTTTGAAGTCTGGCAAATCTTTTCAGAAATTACAGCCCTGCATTACCTTGGCTGAGGTCAAACAGCTCCAGCAAGACTGTCTAGCCATTCAAGTAGAATCTTCAGTCCAGCGCTATATCTTGGCGTTGGTGCGCGCCACGCGGGAGCATGATGATATTACTCTAGGTATCAGTCCTAGAGGGACGGTGACTCTCCAGCGAGCTAGTCAAGCCCTAGCGCTAATAAACGGACGAGATTACGTGCTGCCAGATGATGTAAAGTTCCTGGCTCCCCACGTACTTCGCCATCGCCTCATCCCTGCTGCCGGACATTCTGCCCAAGGGATTGTCGAGCAGTTACTGAATGCGATCGCAATTCCCTAA
- a CDS encoding family 10 glycosylhydrolase, translating to MTKKFSWLHLALCSLALPLSLSASPAQAQVPGFCHSPPGEAKAKLKLLRASIAGDAAAQQAYNQQVAADARQLQQCRSRNWPQNQAIWLRLHECDLEPGVLDTLLDRIVSRGYNQVYVEVFYNGRVLLPSANNPTTWASEIRNPKYAKRDLLAEAIKKGRARGLKVYAWMFSLNYGHQYGQRSDRNSVLARNGKGKTSLTLLDYADPNINLDNGDIDRAFVDPYSAQARQDYARMLQAILQRKPDGVLFDYIRYPRQTGGASVSSKLSDLWIFGNSSRQSLINRATNKKGQAVIQHYLQQGSISAGTLKSFDTQYPKEKAALWQGRSIPKGKLPSVGIRTTRLNRDLWLLSVAHAYQGVVDYLSIFATTSMRQGVPAGAAFFPDANRKVGKGYDSRMQPWHRFPKNIEWHAMSYGTCGDTSCIVQQVQRVLQRSSGAQVKPVIAGRWGQIYRNRPSLEAQMSAIRRVAPQVRTVSHFDFSWQDPQFANARRSCRVTLLPEEDSLQSSRVP from the coding sequence ATGACAAAGAAATTTTCTTGGTTGCATCTTGCGCTCTGTTCCCTGGCCCTACCCCTTAGCCTCAGTGCCTCGCCTGCGCAAGCACAAGTGCCGGGGTTCTGCCATTCCCCGCCGGGTGAGGCCAAAGCCAAACTCAAACTCCTGCGGGCATCCATTGCAGGAGATGCGGCTGCTCAGCAAGCCTACAACCAACAAGTTGCTGCAGATGCTCGCCAACTCCAACAATGCCGATCCCGCAATTGGCCTCAGAATCAGGCAATTTGGCTGCGGTTGCATGAGTGTGACCTAGAACCTGGTGTCCTCGACACCCTCCTGGACCGGATTGTCAGTCGAGGCTATAACCAAGTCTATGTGGAGGTGTTTTATAACGGTCGGGTACTTCTACCGTCTGCCAATAACCCGACCACTTGGGCTTCAGAGATTCGCAACCCCAAGTATGCCAAGCGTGATCTGCTGGCAGAGGCGATTAAAAAAGGGCGGGCCAGGGGGCTGAAGGTCTATGCCTGGATGTTTAGCCTCAATTACGGCCATCAATATGGACAACGGAGCGATCGCAACTCTGTATTGGCCCGTAACGGCAAAGGCAAAACCAGTCTGACCCTGTTGGACTATGCTGACCCCAATATCAATCTCGACAATGGCGATATTGATCGGGCCTTTGTCGATCCCTATAGCGCCCAGGCCCGCCAAGACTATGCCCGCATGCTGCAAGCGATATTACAGCGCAAACCCGATGGCGTCCTGTTTGACTATATTCGCTATCCTCGGCAAACCGGAGGGGCTTCAGTCAGCAGTAAACTCAGCGATCTATGGATTTTTGGTAATTCGTCCCGTCAATCCTTGATTAATCGGGCCACTAACAAAAAGGGACAGGCTGTGATTCAACATTATCTGCAACAGGGTTCGATTTCTGCAGGCACGTTAAAAAGTTTTGATACGCAATATCCCAAGGAGAAAGCAGCTCTTTGGCAAGGGCGCAGTATTCCTAAAGGCAAACTTCCCTCAGTCGGTATCCGGACTACTCGCTTGAATCGGGATTTGTGGTTGTTGAGTGTCGCCCATGCATACCAAGGGGTTGTGGATTACCTCTCGATTTTTGCCACCACCTCTATGCGTCAAGGCGTTCCTGCCGGGGCCGCCTTTTTCCCAGATGCGAACCGTAAGGTAGGTAAAGGCTATGACTCTAGAATGCAGCCCTGGCATCGGTTTCCTAAAAATATTGAATGGCATGCCATGTCCTACGGCACCTGTGGTGATACGAGCTGTATTGTTCAACAGGTGCAGCGGGTCTTACAGCGATCATCAGGAGCTCAGGTGAAGCCTGTGATTGCAGGGCGATGGGGCCAAATCTACCGCAACCGTCCTTCCTTAGAGGCCCAAATGTCGGCTATTCGCCGGGTTGCCCCCCAAGTTCGGACCGTCAGCCACTTTGATTTTTCATGGCAAGATCCACAGTTTGCCAATGCCCGCCGTTCTTGTCGGGTGACCTTGCTGCCAGAAGAGGATAGTTTACAGTCCTCTAGGGTTCCCTAG
- the trmFO gene encoding FADH(2)-oxidizing methylenetetrahydrofolate--tRNA-(uracil(54)-C(5))-methyltransferase TrmFO: MDHQQPIQVIGGGLAGTEAAWQIAQAGWPVILHEMRSVEEERLTPAHHTDQLAELVCSNSFGAQSSDRAAGLLHAELRQLGSIIISKADEHQVPAGGALAVDRGVFSRNLTETLAEHPCVELRRGEVPALPADGIVVLTSGPLTSAALTESLHQFTGQDYLSFFDAASPIIVGESINRDVAFLASRYDRGEAAYLNCPMNREQYLAFLQAICAAEQAELKDFDKETAKFFEGCLPIEEMARRGEDTMRYGPLKPVGLFDNDRYGDFRAPENQQYRPYAVAQLRQEDKAGKLWNLVGFQTNLRWGEQKRVFQMIPGLEAAEFVRMGVMHRNTFINAPELLYPTLQFKQRPTLLAAGQLIGTEGYTAATAGGWLAGTNAVRLAQGLEPVVLPTTTMSGSLFEFISSATPKHFQPMPPNFGIIPDLPQRVRNKRERYGVYRDRALADLTDWITEPAVYRQIMAQTTV; this comes from the coding sequence ATGGACCATCAACAACCCATTCAAGTGATTGGGGGAGGCTTAGCAGGGACTGAAGCAGCTTGGCAAATTGCCCAAGCAGGATGGCCCGTAATTTTGCATGAGATGCGCTCTGTAGAGGAAGAACGGCTGACGCCCGCTCACCATACGGATCAGCTAGCTGAGTTAGTCTGCAGTAATTCTTTTGGTGCACAATCTAGCGATCGCGCCGCCGGATTGCTCCATGCCGAACTGCGTCAGCTTGGCTCCATCATTATTAGCAAAGCCGATGAACATCAAGTTCCTGCCGGAGGAGCCTTAGCAGTCGATCGAGGCGTTTTTAGTCGCAATCTGACCGAAACGTTAGCGGAGCATCCCTGTGTCGAATTGCGTCGGGGCGAAGTGCCCGCCTTACCCGCAGACGGCATTGTGGTGTTGACTTCTGGGCCATTGACCAGTGCGGCTTTAACGGAGAGTTTGCATCAATTTACGGGGCAAGATTATCTCAGCTTTTTTGATGCCGCTAGCCCTATCATCGTGGGCGAATCCATTAATCGAGACGTGGCATTCCTGGCCTCTCGCTACGACCGAGGCGAAGCGGCCTATCTCAACTGCCCCATGAATCGGGAGCAATATTTAGCCTTTTTGCAGGCTATTTGTGCAGCAGAACAAGCTGAACTCAAGGATTTTGACAAAGAGACCGCTAAGTTTTTCGAGGGTTGTTTACCTATTGAAGAGATGGCACGCCGGGGGGAAGATACGATGCGCTATGGTCCTCTCAAGCCTGTGGGCTTATTCGATAACGACCGCTACGGCGATTTTCGTGCCCCTGAGAACCAGCAATACCGTCCTTATGCGGTAGCTCAACTCCGTCAGGAAGATAAAGCTGGAAAACTCTGGAATTTAGTGGGTTTCCAGACTAACTTGCGCTGGGGCGAACAAAAGCGAGTATTTCAAATGATTCCGGGGCTGGAGGCAGCGGAATTTGTGCGCATGGGCGTCATGCATCGCAATACGTTTATCAATGCTCCTGAGTTGCTGTATCCCACCTTGCAGTTTAAGCAACGGCCTACTTTGCTAGCAGCAGGACAGTTGATCGGTACAGAAGGCTATACAGCAGCGACGGCTGGGGGCTGGTTAGCCGGGACGAATGCAGTGCGGTTGGCCCAAGGCTTGGAACCTGTAGTGCTACCAACGACCACCATGAGTGGTTCTCTGTTTGAGTTCATTAGCTCAGCAACACCAAAGCATTTTCAGCCGATGCCACCCAACTTTGGCATTATTCCTGATCTGCCCCAGCGGGTTCGGAATAAGCGGGAACGCTATGGGGTCTATCGCGATCGCGCGCTGGCAGATTTAACGGATTGGATCACGGAACCTGCTGTTTATCGTCAAATAATGGCTCAGACAACCGTTTAA